A genomic window from Pyricularia oryzae 70-15 chromosome 7, whole genome shotgun sequence includes:
- a CDS encoding S-(hydroxymethyl)glutathione dehydrogenase, which translates to MATAQAAYAAEKAVGHQEGGITRQDVSDYTETGDPSRTMKALVWMGKNKVEIADMPRPKIIEPKDVILKVTGSTVCGSDLHLLHGSVIQMNKNDILGHEFCGIVDEVGPEVTKCKPGKRYVASFQIACGECFFCKQKLSSQCERTNDNTIAKAMYGNQTAGMFGYSHFTGGFAGGQAEYVRVPFGDVNLLEIPDDVPDEKALYLSDVLPTSYNAVKDTAVYPGDTVAVFGAGPIGQMAGYWALLEGAEKVIFVDTEPRLSYIQERFNAEQKAKTTCIDYKKLSSGITNKETVVSKLKEMCGGRGPDCAIECAAGEYAKGWAHWLEMTLGAETDTSEILNEMIEGVRNYGRVGVTGVYVGYTNHFNIGSLMQRGVRLIGNGQAPVHKYWEELLARIQSNDFDPLQMLSHRVRLEDLDKVYYKFEKREDSMQKIFVETKFSLPRATGTPELTTY; encoded by the exons ATGGCAACTGCGCAAGCTGCCTACGCCGCCGAGAAGGCCGTGGGCCACCAGGAGGGTGGCATCACAAGACAGGATGTCTCTGACTACACCGAGACGGGCGATCCCAGCCGGACCATGAAGGCGTTGGTTTGGATGGGAAAGAACAAGGTCGAGATTG CGGACATGCCCAGGCCCAAAATCATCGAGCCCAAGGATGTCATCCTCAAGGTCACAGGCAGCACCGTCTGCGGCTCGGATCTCCATCTCCTGCACGGCAGCGTGATCCAGATGAACAAGAACGACATCTTGGGTCACGAGTTCTGCGGCATCGTGGATGAGGTTGGTCCCGAGGTCACCAAGTGCAAGCCCGGGAAGCGCTACGTTGCTTCTTTCCAGATTGCGTGTGGAGAG TGCTTTTTCTGCAAGCAAAAGTTGTCTTCGCAGTGCGAGCGCACAAACGACAACACCATTGCCAAGGCTATGTACGGCAACCAGACGGCCGGCATGTTTGGCTACAGTCACTTCACCGGCGGCTTCGCTGGAGGCCAGGCCGAATATGTGCGCGTGCCCTTTGGAGACGTGAA CTTGCTTGAGATTCCTGACGACGTTCCGGATGAGAAAG CCCTATACCTGTCCGATGTCCTCCCCACATCATACAACGCAGTCAAGGACACCGCAGTCTACCCGGGCGACACCGTCGCCGTGTTTGGAGCCGGCCCCATCGGCCAGATGGCCGGCTACTGGGCGCTGCTCGAGGGAGCCGAGAAGGTGATTTTTGTCGACACGGAGCCCCGGTTGTCATACATCCAGGAGCGGTTCAACGCCGAACAAAAGGCCAAGACCACGTGCATCGACTACAAGAAGCTGTCATCGGGCATCACCAACAAGGAAACAGTCGTGTCCAAGCTCAAGGAGATGTGCGGCGGAAGGGGCCCCGACTGCGCCATCGAGTGCGCGGCGGGCGAGTACGCCAAGGGCTGGGCGCACTGGCTCGAGATGACGCTGGGTGCGGAGACGGACACGAGCGAGATCCTCAACGAGATGATTGAGGGAGTGAGGAACTATGGTAGAGTTGGTGTTACCGGCGTCTACGTTGGATAC accaaccACTTCAACATCGGCTCACTGATGCAACGGGGTGTTCGCCTGATCGGAAACGGACAGGCGCCCGTGCACAAGTACTGGGAGGAGCTGCTGGCCAGGATCCAGTCCAACGACTTTGACCCCCTGCAGATGCTCTCGCACCGCGTCAGGCTTGAGGATCTCGACAAGGTCTACTACAAGTTTGAGAAGAGGGAGGATTCGATGCAAAAGATCTTTGTCGAGACCAAGTTCTCGCTGCCCAGGGCCACCGGAACACCTGAACTCACTACGTACTGA
- a CDS encoding beta-Ig-H3/Fasciclin, with protein sequence MKFTITVSALFAACAAAQSLTEVLSKHESVSALNNLLSTQPALVSTLGSAKNITILAPNNEAITALTSDSANAAAIQKDSGLVPAILSYHVINGTYRGDAFTKEAKFLPTLLTNATYAQVMGGQKVEGKAAGQTVEFKSGLQKMSKVTEANIAFDGGVIHVIDSVLTLPPAAAPALTKLDLKSLAESLTKANLVKTVEELKDVTIFAPADSAFAKLSSTSSTLSVEQLSAVLTYHVVNGTVAYSTDLKDGQKVKTVNGQEVTVRIKNGEVMVGNAKVVTPDVLISNGVVHVIDNVLMPGGATTSQGSVSSGGAAARPSSPPASEGHFLTRPGSASFVVLMVGVAIITGL encoded by the exons ATGAAATTTACTATTACCGTCTCCGCTCTCTTCGCCGCTTGCGCAGCGGCTCAGTCTCTGACAGAGGTGCTCAGCAAGCACGAGTCCGTCTCTGCGCTGAACAACCTGCTGTCGACGCAGCCCGCGCTGGTGTCCACCCTGGGGAGCGCCAAGAACATCACCATCCTGGCGCCCAACAACGAGGCCATCACAGCGCTCACTTCGGACTCGGCCAACGCCGCTGCCATCCAAAAGGACTCTGGCCTGGTCCCGGCCATCCTCAGCTACCACGTCATCAACGGCACCTACCGCGGCGATGCCttcaccaaggaggccaagtTCCTGCCCACCCTGCTCACCAACGCCACCTACGCCCAGGTCATGGGTGGACAGAAGGTCGAGGGCAAGGCTGCTGGCCAGACCGTTGAGTTCAAGAGCGGTTTGCAAAAGATGAGCAAGGTCACTGAGGCA AACATTGCTTTCGACGGCGGTGTGATCCACGTGATCGACTCCGTCTTGACTCTTCCGCCCGCCGCTGCGCCGGCTTTGACCAAGCTCGACCTCAAGTCGCTCGCCGAGTCCCTGACCAAGGCCAACCTGGTCAAGACGGTCGAGGAGCTCAAGGATGTTACCATTTTCGCCCCGGCCGACTCGGCATTTGCCAAGCtctcctccacctcctccaccCTGTCGGTTGAGCAGCTCTCGGCCGTCCTGACCTACCACGTGGTGAACGGAACCGTGGCCTACAGCACCGATCTCAAGGATGGACAGAAGGTCAAGACGGTCAACGGTCAGGAGGTGACGGTCAGAATCAAGAACGGCGAGGTCATGGTCGGCAACGCCAAGGTCGTCACTCCCGATGTTCTCATCTCCAATGGTGTCGTCCACGTTATCGACAA CGTATTGATGCCCGGCGGCGCTACTACCAGCCAGGGAAGTGTCAGCTCCGGCGGTGCGGCGGCGAGGCCTTCCAGCCCTCCTGCCTCAGAGGGCCACTTCCTCACGCGTCCGGGCTCCGCCAGCTTTGTCGTCCTGATGGTCGGCGTCGCTATTATTACGGGTCTGTAA